The Gaiellales bacterium genomic sequence TCACCACCGACGACCACCCTGGCGAGAGCCCGGACCGGACGAACCACGAGCCGGTGCTGCAGCCGGTCCAGGCCGAACCCGCCGAGCAGCCAGCCCTCAACGCGCGTGGGCAGCAGCTCCAGCGGATCACCGAGCGGGGCCTGCGCCGCCATCCCGACGACCAGCAGCCCGGCGGCGACGACGAGGACCAGGGTCAGCACCATCGTGGTCAGCGAGAGGTGCAGCCGCCCGGGGATCACCGACCCGAGCTGGAGCAGCCCGCCGAGGACGGTCGGCACGGTCAGGACCAGGACCGGCCAGCGCATCGCATCCGGGACGACGCGACCTTCCAGCCCGTGCTCGGCGAGCGGCTCGACGGCCGGCACCGGCCCGACGTCGGTCACATCGGTGTCGGTCTCGTCCTCCACCACGACGCGGACGTCGTCGGTGCGGTCGGCCTCGACGACGAAGACTGCCTCGGACCCGGGCGCCGTCCGGGCGGCAGAGACCGCGGCCGCCCCCGGCTCACGCGCACCGCGGTCGGGGACGACGAGCAGCCAGGCCCGCATCGCGTACGCCGCGGTGACGAAGCTGGTGATGATCCCGACCACCAGGACGAGGACGGCGACCACGCGCACGTCGCCGTGGGTCGCGGCGCTCTCCGCGGCTGCAAGCACCGCCTCCTTCGACCAGAACCCGGACAGGGGCGGGACACCGGCCAGCGCCGCCAGACCGAGGGTGAAGCAGGCCGCGACCAGTGGCGTACGGCGCCAGCTTCCACCCAGCCCGGTCAGCAGCGTCGTGCTGCTGACGTAGGTGAAGATGCCGGCGGCCAGGAACAGCAGGGCCTTGAACCCCGCATGGGCCAGGAGGTGCGCGATCCCGGGACCGGCGCCGGCACCGGTCGCCGGCGTGACGGCCAGCGCGGCGAGGAGGTACGCGACCTGGCTGATCGTGGAGTAGGCCAGCAGCCGCTTGAGGTCAGCCTGCCCGAACGCCGCCAGCGCGGCCCCCAGCATGGAGATGCAGGCGATCACGGCCAGGACGTCGCGGGCCGCGGTCGACATCGCGAAGAGGGGCAGCAGCCGGGCGACGACGTACGCGCCGGCGGCCACCATCGTCGCGGCGTGGATCAGCGCCGAGATGGGGGTCGGGCCCTCCATGGCGTCAGGCAGCCAGGTGTGCAGGGGGAACTGCGCGGACTTCCCGGCGACGCCGGCCACCAGGAACAGCAGAGCCAGCGGCCAGACCCAGCCGGGCAGGCCCTGCCGGGTCTGCGGAAGCAGCAGCTCCGAGATGCTGGCCGTCCGCGTGGCACTGATGATCGTGATGATGCCGAGGACGAACCCCACGTCCCCGACCCTTGTCACCAGGAAAGCTTTGACCGCAGCGCGCCGAGCGGCCAGGCGCTCGCTGTCGTGACCGACGAGGAGGTACGAGCACAGGCCCATGACCTCCCAGCCGACCAGGAGCAGCACCAGGTCGTCGGCCTGCACGACCAGCAGCATCGCGGCCGTGAACAGCGAGACCTCCGCGGCGTACGCCGGGTAGCGCCGGTCCGACGCGAGGTACGCCGTCGAATAGAGCTGCACGCAGAGGGCGACGACGGCCACGGCGACGGCCACCAGCGCCGAGAGCCGGTCCGCGCGCAGGGTGAGGCCGAGCACCACCAGGCCGGTGTCCGCGTGACCGGCCAGCCCGATCGACGAGCGGGCCTGTCCGCCGTGGGTCGCGGCCAGCTCGAGGACCGTCACCACGAGGGTCGCGGCCGCACCCACCACGGCGATCGCCGCCGCGCGGGAGTGCCGGCGGCGGGACAGCAGCAGCCCGGCCAGCGCGGCCAGGGTCGGCAGCAGCACCGCCAGCCGCGCGGTCGCGCCCAGCAGGCCGTGCGACGTCACGACCGCACCTCGGCCCGGCGCTCCCCGAGCGTGGTCGCCGCGCGCAGATCGACGTCCCCACGGGTGCGGAAGAGCAGCAGCACGACCGCGAGCGCGACGCCGACCTCGGCCGCCGCCAGGGTGATGACGAAGATGGTCAGCACCTGACCGGACCGCAGCTGGTCGCGGAACATCGCGTCGGCCGTGACCAGCAGGAGGGTCCCGGCGTTGAGCAGCAGCTCGACGCCCACGAGCACGAGGACGGCGTTGCGCCGCGCGAGCACGCCGTACATCCCGGTGCCGGCGAGCACAGCGGTCAACAACAGGACGGGCCAGAGGTGGATCACGTCGCGCGGCTCTCGTCGAGGGCCGCGCGCAGGCCGTCGAGCACCGAGCGGCCGTGCTTGCGCAGGCCGTCGTGGTGGTGCTCGGCGTCGACGACGAGACGCACCTGCGGGACTACCTCGGCCGTCGCCCGCGAGAGCTCCTCGGTCACGAACATGTCCTGCGCGTAGACGCACGCCGCGACCGGAACATCGTTGCGCCGCAAGGCATCCAGGTCGTAGAGCGGCCGCTCCCACTCCCGCGCCATCAGCCGGTCGGCGGTCTCGGTCAAGCCCTCGAGCCCGGCGCATCGCTCGACCGTCGAGTGGTAGATCGCCTCTCCGGTCAGGCCGAGCGGGCCGTCCGCCTGGTCGACCCAGTCGAACTCGGGCCGGACCCGTTCGGCCGACCACCGCGCGGACTGCCCGGCGTCGCAGTAGCAGGGCTCGTGCAGCAGCGCGTAGAGCGGGCTGACCCGGAAGCCGCCGATCAGCCCCTGCACCTCCTGCAGGAACGACTCGCTCAGCCGGTCACCGGCCCACGCGTCCTCGGCCAGGTAGTGCAGCTGCAACGGGCCGTCCTCGCGGCCCAGCACGTTCCCCACCTCCTGGAGCCGTTCGACCGTCAGCCGCTCACCGCTCGGGAGCCGCTCGTCCTCGGTGGCGATGTGGCGGGCGACGTCCCGCAGGCGCAGCCGGGTCTCCGGGTGGGCCACGTCCAGGTCGCCGATCCGCCGGCGGACCGCGCGGTACGTCGAGCGGTACACGTCGTCGATGTCGACCGTGAGCGGCGGGATCCCGCCGGTCAGCAGACACTCCTGCAGGCCGTGCGGTGCGAAGGACAGGTAAGTGAACGCGCAGAACCCCCCGAACGACTGGCCCAGCACGGTCCACGGCCGGTCTCCGAGCAGCTCGCGACGGATGGCCTCCGCGTCCTGCACGATCGAGTCGGCCCGGAACAGCGCGAGATGGTCGGCCTGCGCGGCCGGTGATCCGAGGGCGCGGATCACCCTCGGGTCGAGGCGGTCCGAGCGGCCGGTGCCGCGCTGGTCGAGCAGCAGCACGCGCCAGTCCTTGAGCGCCCGGTCGAGCCAGGTGGAGGCGCGCGCCAGCGGGCGGGGCGACTCCATGCCGGGGCCGCCCTGAAGGTAGAGCAGCCACGGAAGCTCGTCGTGCTCGCGAGACGGCGCGACCGCCTCGCGGGCGAACACGGTGATCGCCTCGCCGTCCGGGCGCTCGTGGTCGAGCGGGACGGAGAACGCGTGGTCGGTGAGGACGAACCCGGGTGTTCGGTGGGTGGCGAGGCGCATCGCGCCAGCCTACCGAGTCGCCCGCCCGGCGGCCCGGTGAACGACGGCGGGGGATGCATCAGCCCCTCAAGTCGGGGAGGCGGCGTGCCGAGAAGGGGTGACATAGACGGCAAGCCTCGCGTGACCCCCCGAATGCGTCGCTCCACCCGTCGCGGCTCGCGAACGGGCCCCCGGCCAGGTTGACCCCCCCGCGGCCGGGGCCCGGAGCCGTCCCCCCGGGTCAGTCCTGCGCCGGCGCCTGGATCCGGTCCTGCGCGGGCTCGCCGCGTCGCAGCTCCCTGCTGCGCTCCGCCTCGGCGTTGATCTCTCCGCCGATCAGCAGGGCAAGCGCCGACAGCCACAGCCACGTGAGCATGATGATCACCGCAGACAGGCTGCCCCAGGTCTTGTTGTACGACGAGAACCCACTCGCGTAGAACGCGAACAGCGCCGAGGCGACCAGCCAGAGCGCCACGGCGAAGACCGCGCCGGGGCTGATGAACGACCACTTCGGCACTGAGACGTTGGGCGCGAGGTACAGCACCACCGCGAACATGGCGAGCAGGCCGAGAATCAGGATCGGCCACTGCGCCGTCCACCACACCCAGCTGACGACGGTCGTGTTCCCGACCGCGTGCCCGATCCAGTCGGTCATGAACGGCCCGAGGATGAGGGCCACGAAGACCAGGCCGAAGGCAAGCAGGCAGCAGACGATCATCGCCAGCGCGATCAGCCGCTTCTTGACGAAGCCGCGCGTCTCCTCCCGCTCCCAGGCCATGTTCATCGCCCACATCACCGTCTGCATGGCGCCGGTCAGAGACCACAGCGCGAGCAGGGCTCCGACGACGATCATGACGATCCCGCCGCTGTGCGCCTGCGTGGTCCGCGTCAGGCTCTGGTCGAGCAGGTCGACCACGCTGCTCGGCAGGACCGTCGAGAGGTGGTTGAGCAGGGTGTTGACCGTGTCCGGGCCGGCGAGCAGGCTGAACAGGCCGAGACCGACCAGCAACGCCGACGGAATCGCCAGGAAGGCGCAATACGCGATGGCCTGCGCGAGGTTCGTGACGTTGTCCTTGAGCGCGGACTTCACGCCCCGGACGATGATCGCGAGATAGTCGCGCTTCGTGAGGTCGCTGGGGCCCG encodes the following:
- a CDS encoding YihY/virulence factor BrkB family protein, with protein sequence MGVSRLRRLGITRRMATHDEPRTRTGERPADAKRGRLTPQPEVAEPKLHDPGPSDLTKRDYLAIIVRGVKSALKDNVTNLAQAIAYCAFLAIPSALLVGLGLFSLLAGPDTVNTLLNHLSTVLPSSVVDLLDQSLTRTTQAHSGGIVMIVVGALLALWSLTGAMQTVMWAMNMAWEREETRGFVKKRLIALAMIVCCLLAFGLVFVALILGPFMTDWIGHAVGNTTVVSWVWWTAQWPILILGLLAMFAVVLYLAPNVSVPKWSFISPGAVFAVALWLVASALFAFYASGFSSYNKTWGSLSAVIIMLTWLWLSALALLIGGEINAEAERSRELRRGEPAQDRIQAPAQD
- a CDS encoding alpha/beta fold hydrolase, which gives rise to MRLATHRTPGFVLTDHAFSVPLDHERPDGEAITVFAREAVAPSREHDELPWLLYLQGGPGMESPRPLARASTWLDRALKDWRVLLLDQRGTGRSDRLDPRVIRALGSPAAQADHLALFRADSIVQDAEAIRRELLGDRPWTVLGQSFGGFCAFTYLSFAPHGLQECLLTGGIPPLTVDIDDVYRSTYRAVRRRIGDLDVAHPETRLRLRDVARHIATEDERLPSGERLTVERLQEVGNVLGREDGPLQLHYLAEDAWAGDRLSESFLQEVQGLIGGFRVSPLYALLHEPCYCDAGQSARWSAERVRPEFDWVDQADGPLGLTGEAIYHSTVERCAGLEGLTETADRLMAREWERPLYDLDALRRNDVPVAACVYAQDMFVTEELSRATAEVVPQVRLVVDAEHHHDGLRKHGRSVLDGLRAALDESRAT
- a CDS encoding NADH-quinone oxidoreductase subunit L, translating into MTSHGLLGATARLAVLLPTLAALAGLLLSRRRHSRAAAIAVVGAAATLVVTVLELAATHGGQARSSIGLAGHADTGLVVLGLTLRADRLSALVAVAVAVVALCVQLYSTAYLASDRRYPAYAAEVSLFTAAMLLVVQADDLVLLLVGWEVMGLCSYLLVGHDSERLAARRAAVKAFLVTRVGDVGFVLGIITIISATRTASISELLLPQTRQGLPGWVWPLALLFLVAGVAGKSAQFPLHTWLPDAMEGPTPISALIHAATMVAAGAYVVARLLPLFAMSTAARDVLAVIACISMLGAALAAFGQADLKRLLAYSTISQVAYLLAALAVTPATGAGAGPGIAHLLAHAGFKALLFLAAGIFTYVSSTTLLTGLGGSWRRTPLVAACFTLGLAALAGVPPLSGFWSKEAVLAAAESAATHGDVRVVAVLVLVVGIITSFVTAAYAMRAWLLVVPDRGAREPGAAAVSAARTAPGSEAVFVVEADRTDDVRVVVEDETDTDVTDVGPVPAVEPLAEHGLEGRVVPDAMRWPVLVLTVPTVLGGLLQLGSVIPGRLHLSLTTMVLTLVLVVAAGLLVVGMAAQAPLGDPLELLPTRVEGWLLGGFGLDRLQHRLVVRPVRALARVVVGGDVDVVDAYARSTAVATRWTGRWVSRVQSGVTTSYLTWLAAGVVLLGIAGVSLR
- the nuoK gene encoding NADH-quinone oxidoreductase subunit NuoK — encoded protein: MIHLWPVLLLTAVLAGTGMYGVLARRNAVLVLVGVELLLNAGTLLLVTADAMFRDQLRSGQVLTIFVITLAAAEVGVALAVVLLLFRTRGDVDLRAATTLGERRAEVRS